In one Sphingomonas sp. AP4-R1 genomic region, the following are encoded:
- a CDS encoding recombinase family protein: protein MRLQLDALKAAGCERICSERASGTSAERPVLTELLGNLRTGDTVVVWRLDALGHSLSHLVAIVQRLEAAGADLRSLSEGIDTTLPNGRLLFHLFGALAAFERELGRERTRAGLAAARARGRKGGRPAKLSPEKVRFATRLLGNPDTSVSEVARTLGVHRSTLHKALQAVKNDRLPAAERSHVS from the coding sequence ATGCGTCTTCAGCTGGATGCGCTGAAGGCCGCTGGCTGTGAGCGGATATGCTCGGAACGGGCGTCAGGTACATCAGCCGAGCGGCCGGTGCTGACCGAGTTGCTGGGCAACCTGCGGACGGGAGACACCGTGGTCGTTTGGCGGCTTGATGCGCTCGGGCATTCGCTTTCGCATCTCGTAGCCATCGTGCAGCGGCTTGAGGCCGCCGGGGCTGATTTGCGCAGCCTCAGCGAAGGCATCGACACGACCCTGCCGAACGGTCGCCTCCTATTTCACCTGTTTGGCGCCCTTGCGGCGTTCGAGCGAGAGCTGGGGCGTGAGCGCACGCGGGCCGGCTTGGCTGCGGCGCGTGCGCGAGGCCGAAAAGGAGGCCGGCCGGCTAAATTAAGCCCCGAGAAGGTGCGGTTCGCGACGCGGCTCTTGGGAAATCCCGATACCTCGGTGTCGGAGGTGGCGCGAACACTGGGCGTACACCGGTCCACCCTCCACAAGGCATTACAGGCGGTGAAAAACGACCGCTTGCCGGCGGCGGAGCGAAGCCATGTCAGTTGA
- a CDS encoding sensor histidine kinase, translating to MANTLPAKDSDVLDRGTISFTIESRILRELGERLVKQPEVAIVELIKNAYDADATECSVEYDPPRSIVVSDDGAGMTLDRFTNGWMRIGTSAKEDIRFSDTYFRLITGEKGIGRFAVRFLGRALSLSSVADDDERGVRTRLTATFDWPNFDRHEDLGKVQVPYELVEVPADTPTGTTLTITRLRTEASRLDLNTVRTGSIGILTPLRSLFRTMTDGDDVEIGDEEGISADPGFLLKVKVGDDDDEGDVAAAILDAYVLRARLRLQGDKIDLRIHRRGQKSPYLKIVDTYPNEIGKFYADIRFFPRRTGTFTNMPVDGRRAQSWIGANHGVAVFDRSFRVQPYGSQSDDWLRLQADAARNHRDPRSTIAAKHFAMSPQVRADTSQNWMLRLPQSAQLVGLVQVEGKRSNELDPEGDEEGLIASADREGFVENRAFAQLSDLIRGAVEAIAFADRRLQQEEKQAEQEAIVAAIRDRTRTAIFEVQQNPNIAAADKVKIVAAIAETQQFVERQEENAKEREQQLEVMSLLGVVAGFMTHEFGVALQELEQTHKDLVELAKAAPQFEPQVEAFAGHIRRLREFVTYSSGYIQGSKATPAKPYPVRPRLQQVKRVFGKYAEERNIDVEISAEPDLTAAPVPVSLYNGIALNLYTNALKAVTAKVGKQRGKIAFRAWNEGKWHYLEVSDTGVGIPNALQERVFDPLFTTTQSKNDPLGSGMGLGLALVRRGAEAFGGRAELVDPPAEFATCVRVRLPLPAGGSR from the coding sequence GTGGCCAACACCCTGCCAGCGAAGGACAGCGACGTGCTGGATCGAGGAACGATTTCGTTCACGATCGAGAGCAGGATCCTACGTGAGCTTGGCGAACGGCTGGTGAAGCAGCCCGAGGTCGCGATCGTCGAGCTGATCAAGAACGCCTACGACGCCGACGCCACGGAATGCTCGGTCGAATACGACCCGCCGCGATCCATCGTGGTTTCCGACGATGGCGCGGGTATGACGCTGGACCGCTTCACCAATGGATGGATGCGGATCGGCACCAGCGCGAAAGAGGATATTCGGTTCAGCGACACTTATTTCCGCCTTATCACCGGCGAGAAAGGGATCGGACGCTTTGCCGTGCGGTTCCTCGGGCGAGCGCTGAGCCTTAGTTCTGTGGCCGACGACGACGAGCGTGGTGTTCGCACGAGGCTGACGGCGACCTTCGACTGGCCGAACTTCGACCGTCATGAGGACTTGGGCAAAGTCCAGGTACCCTACGAGCTTGTCGAGGTGCCTGCCGATACGCCGACCGGGACTACGCTGACCATCACACGCTTGCGCACCGAAGCGAGCCGGCTCGATCTCAACACCGTGAGAACCGGATCGATCGGCATTCTAACGCCACTTCGCTCGCTTTTCCGTACCATGACCGACGGCGACGACGTTGAGATCGGCGACGAGGAGGGAATATCCGCCGATCCTGGCTTTTTGCTGAAGGTCAAAGTCGGTGACGATGACGACGAGGGAGATGTCGCGGCGGCGATCCTCGATGCGTACGTGCTTCGGGCCAGGTTGCGGCTGCAGGGCGACAAGATCGACCTCCGCATCCATCGCCGGGGTCAGAAGTCGCCCTATCTCAAGATCGTTGACACGTACCCGAACGAGATCGGCAAGTTTTATGCCGACATACGTTTTTTCCCGCGCCGGACGGGCACGTTCACGAACATGCCTGTCGACGGTCGACGAGCTCAGTCGTGGATCGGTGCGAACCACGGCGTCGCAGTGTTCGATCGCAGCTTCCGTGTTCAGCCTTACGGGTCTCAATCCGACGATTGGCTGCGGCTTCAGGCCGATGCCGCCCGCAATCACCGCGATCCACGATCGACCATCGCGGCCAAGCATTTCGCGATGTCGCCGCAGGTCAGGGCGGACACATCACAGAATTGGATGCTGAGGCTGCCACAGTCAGCGCAGCTTGTCGGATTGGTTCAGGTCGAGGGCAAAAGGTCGAACGAGCTTGATCCGGAAGGCGACGAGGAAGGACTCATTGCTTCGGCCGACCGCGAAGGTTTCGTCGAGAACCGAGCCTTTGCCCAGTTGTCGGACCTCATCCGCGGGGCAGTCGAGGCGATAGCATTCGCAGACCGACGGCTTCAGCAGGAGGAGAAGCAGGCCGAGCAGGAGGCGATCGTCGCGGCGATCCGTGACCGCACTCGGACCGCGATTTTTGAGGTTCAGCAGAACCCCAACATCGCCGCGGCCGATAAGGTCAAGATCGTCGCAGCGATTGCGGAGACCCAACAGTTTGTCGAGCGTCAGGAAGAGAATGCGAAGGAACGTGAGCAGCAGCTTGAGGTGATGAGCCTCCTCGGCGTCGTTGCCGGGTTCATGACGCACGAATTCGGCGTTGCCCTGCAGGAGCTTGAGCAAACTCACAAGGACCTTGTCGAACTCGCGAAGGCCGCTCCGCAGTTCGAACCTCAGGTCGAGGCGTTCGCCGGTCACATTCGACGGCTGAGGGAGTTCGTCACCTATTCGTCGGGTTACATCCAAGGATCGAAGGCGACGCCCGCGAAGCCATACCCAGTTAGGCCGCGCCTGCAACAAGTTAAGCGGGTGTTTGGAAAGTATGCGGAGGAGCGCAACATCGACGTCGAGATTTCGGCTGAGCCCGATCTTACCGCCGCTCCCGTCCCGGTATCGCTCTACAACGGGATTGCGCTCAATCTATACACAAACGCCCTGAAAGCGGTGACAGCAAAGGTTGGCAAGCAAAGGGGAAAGATCGCCTTTCGAGCCTGGAACGAAGGGAAATGGCATTACCTCGAGGTCTCCGACACGGGCGTTGGTATCCCAAACGCCTTGCAGGAACGGGTCTTCGATCCGCTGTTCACCACTACCCAGTCGAAGAACGATCCGCTCGGGTCCGGCATGGGCCTTGGCCTCGCCCTGGTACGGCGGGGCGCCGAAGCGTTCGGAGGCAGGGCGGAGCTGGTCGACCCACCCGCTGAATTTGCGACATGCGTGCGGGTTCGCCTGCCGCTTCCGGCAGGAGGGAGCCGATAG
- a CDS encoding RNA polymerase sigma factor, with protein MMDSPEPIKPSTAKVSDASTETTGDAPVQQLLALLEIDYDTLRMRLSAHLRSPEAADEALHDVYVKLRANPSIGELHNPRSYLYRMAINLAKNSERSGWRTANTEDASLIDIPDSAPNQEAVVLATDELNRALRALHDLPAKRQAIFLAKWRDEKSLAEIAEEFGLHKRSIQKELARSEKYLRTVLRRPKRPL; from the coding sequence ATGATGGACTCCCCGGAACCGATAAAGCCTTCAACGGCAAAAGTCTCCGATGCTTCGACCGAAACGACTGGCGACGCGCCCGTTCAACAGCTTCTTGCCCTTCTTGAGATCGATTATGATACGCTGCGGATGCGCCTCTCGGCGCACCTGCGTTCCCCGGAGGCTGCGGACGAGGCGCTTCACGACGTCTATGTGAAGTTGAGAGCAAATCCCTCGATCGGCGAGCTTCATAACCCTCGTTCCTATCTCTATCGAATGGCCATCAACCTGGCAAAGAACAGCGAGCGAAGCGGCTGGCGGACGGCGAACACAGAGGATGCTTCGCTCATCGACATTCCGGATAGCGCGCCGAACCAGGAAGCCGTCGTCCTGGCAACAGACGAACTGAACCGCGCACTGCGGGCCCTTCATGACCTTCCGGCAAAACGGCAGGCGATTTTTCTGGCCAAGTGGCGGGATGAGAAATCTCTGGCGGAAATTGCCGAAGAGTTTGGGTTGCACAAACGCTCAATTCAGAAAGAACTCGCCCGATCTGAAAAATATCTCAGGACGGTCTTGCGCCGTCCCAAGCGTCCACTCTGA
- a CDS encoding class I SAM-dependent methyltransferase, producing the protein MIDLTRDWGDWTSVSLYLDRCQVDTPSELVRAAWDHVNSLRTSIGKVLDLGAGDARFAVGGVYAEYIGYEIDAERCANARLPDHARLVNLCAFSDDVDDADLCIGNPPFVRNQDLPAGWRQQASEVLRRRLGISVSGLANAWQYFFLQSLASLKDDGLCVLVIPFEWVSRPSARALRDYIAEQQWEVNVYRLIDTTFDSVLTTSSITIVDKAKRTGRWSYFEETADGAYLPMQSASGSKDGVIDYVRRSDIPEGAPRAIRGLSPGTQKVLTLTEGERARSGLAIGRDVVPCITTLRVLPGDLRDLDDAAFRRYFRAPGQKCWLIRTDVTPSATLAAYLNGVPPAQYQTATCLERETWWAFKMPPVPDVLIAQSFKGEFPKGVRNAIGARAVGGVSGIYNASEEQITTIISGLDGEDLRDRVVAHSNGLRKIEINQLNSLLLRRFVPAAE; encoded by the coding sequence GTGATCGACCTTACCCGTGATTGGGGCGACTGGACTTCTGTTTCACTTTATCTCGACCGTTGCCAAGTCGATACGCCGAGCGAGCTGGTGCGGGCAGCTTGGGATCATGTCAATTCTTTGCGGACCAGCATTGGCAAGGTGCTCGACCTGGGTGCTGGTGACGCCCGTTTTGCGGTCGGCGGGGTGTACGCCGAGTATATCGGTTACGAAATCGATGCCGAACGATGCGCAAATGCGCGATTGCCGGACCACGCACGCCTGGTCAATCTTTGCGCGTTCTCTGACGACGTCGATGACGCCGACCTGTGCATTGGAAATCCGCCTTTCGTGCGGAACCAGGATTTGCCTGCGGGTTGGCGCCAGCAGGCCTCCGAAGTGCTGCGGCGACGACTGGGCATTTCCGTGTCCGGTCTCGCCAATGCGTGGCAGTATTTCTTCCTTCAGTCTCTGGCGAGCCTGAAGGATGACGGTCTTTGTGTGCTGGTTATCCCGTTCGAATGGGTGTCGCGCCCGTCGGCTCGAGCCTTACGCGATTATATCGCCGAGCAGCAGTGGGAGGTTAACGTCTACCGGCTGATCGACACGACCTTCGACAGCGTTCTGACGACCTCATCGATTACGATCGTCGACAAGGCAAAGCGGACGGGACGCTGGAGCTATTTCGAAGAGACAGCGGACGGCGCCTATCTGCCGATGCAATCGGCTAGCGGCTCCAAAGACGGGGTTATCGACTATGTGCGAAGGAGCGACATTCCGGAGGGAGCCCCTCGCGCTATCCGCGGATTGAGCCCTGGGACACAGAAGGTGCTCACCTTGACCGAAGGCGAGCGCGCGCGCAGCGGCCTGGCGATCGGTCGCGATGTCGTGCCGTGCATTACGACATTAAGGGTGTTGCCCGGCGACTTGCGTGACCTGGATGATGCTGCCTTCAGGCGATATTTCCGTGCGCCCGGCCAGAAGTGCTGGCTCATTCGAACGGATGTGACGCCCAGCGCCACTCTCGCGGCTTACTTGAACGGTGTACCGCCAGCCCAGTATCAGACGGCCACCTGCCTTGAACGGGAGACATGGTGGGCGTTCAAGATGCCTCCTGTCCCCGACGTCTTGATTGCTCAAAGTTTCAAGGGCGAGTTCCCGAAGGGCGTACGCAATGCGATTGGAGCCCGGGCCGTCGGTGGCGTGTCGGGAATTTATAATGCGAGCGAGGAGCAGATTACGACGATCATCAGCGGCCTCGACGGCGAGGACCTACGCGATAGGGTCGTTGCTCATTCGAACGGACTTCGGAAGATCGAGATCAATCAGCTAAACTCTCTTCTTCTCCGTCGCTTTGTCCCGGCGGCAGAGTAG